One Cricetulus griseus strain 17A/GY chromosome 5, alternate assembly CriGri-PICRH-1.0, whole genome shotgun sequence genomic window carries:
- the Sirt6 gene encoding NAD-dependent protein deacetylase sirtuin-6 isoform X2: protein MSVNYAAGLSPYADKGKCGLPEIFDPPEELERKVGELARLMLQASSVVFHTGAGISTASGIPDFRGPHGVWTMEERGLAPKFDTTFENARPSKTHMALVQLERSGFLSFLVSQNVDGLHVRSGFPRDKLAELHGNMFVEECPKCKTQYVRETVVGTMGLKATGRLCTVAKARGLRACRGELRDTILDWEDALPERDLMLADEASRTADLSVTLGTSLQIRPSGNLPLATKRRGGRLVIVNLQPTKHDRQADLRIHGYVDDVMSRLMKHLGLEIPTWDGPCVLDKALPPLPRPAVPKTEPPAHLNGSVNAVCKPEPNSPVPHRPPKRVKTEAVPS, encoded by the exons ATGTCGGTGAATTACGCAGCCGGGCTGTCGCCGTATGCGGATAAGGGCAAGTGCGGGCTGCCGGAG ATCTTCGACCCCCCGGAGGAGCTGGAGCGGAAGGTGGGGGAGCTGGCCCGGCTGATGCTGCAGGCCTCCAGCGTGGTTTTCCACACGGGCGCCGGCATCAGCACCGCCTCCGGCATCCCCGACTTCAG AGGCCCCCACGGCGTGTGGACCATGGAAGAGCGTGGCCTGGCCCCCAAGTTTGACACCACCTTCGAGAACGCCCGGCCCTCCAAGACCCACATGGCCCTGGTGCAGCTGGAGCGCTCGGGCTTCCTCAGCTTCCTCGTCAGCCAGAATGTGGACGGGCTGCACGTACGCTCGGGCTTCCCCAG GGACAAGCTGGCTGAGCTCCATGGAAACATGTTTGTAGAGGAATGTCCCAAGTGTAAGAC GCAATACGTGAGAGAGACAGTCGTGGGTACCATGGGCCTCAAGGCCACGGGCCGGCTCTGCACAGTGGCCAAGGCCAGGGGCCTAAGGGCCTGTAG GGGGGAGCTGAGGGACACCATTCTGGACTGGGAGGACGCACTGCCTGAACGGGACCTGATGCTCGCTGATGAGGCCAGCAG GACCGCAGACCTGTCAGTCACCCTGGGCACCTCGCTGCAGATCCGTCCAAGTGGGAACCTGCCCCTTGCCACTAAGCGCCGGGGAGGCCGTCTGGTCATTGTCAACCTACAGCCCACAAAACAC GACCGCCAGGCTGACCTGCGAATCCATGGCTACGTGGATGACGTGATGAGCAGGCTCATGAagcatctggggctggagatCCCCACCTGGGATGGACCCTGCGTGCTGGACAAGGCCCTGCCACCTCTGCCACGCCCTGCTGTGCCCAAGACTGAGCCTCCTGCACATCTCAATGGCTCGGTGAATGCTGTTTGTAAGCCAGAGCCCAACAGCCCTGTACCCCAcaggccccccaaaagagtaaagaccGAGGCTGTCCCCAGCTGA
- the Sirt6 gene encoding NAD-dependent protein deacetylase sirtuin-6 isoform X1 produces the protein MSVNYAAGLSPYADKGKCGLPEIFDPPEELERKVGELARLMLQASSVVFHTGAGISTASGIPDFRLPGRGLHSKRNFCPLLAVLRGPHGVWTMEERGLAPKFDTTFENARPSKTHMALVQLERSGFLSFLVSQNVDGLHVRSGFPRDKLAELHGNMFVEECPKCKTQYVRETVVGTMGLKATGRLCTVAKARGLRACRGELRDTILDWEDALPERDLMLADEASRTADLSVTLGTSLQIRPSGNLPLATKRRGGRLVIVNLQPTKHDRQADLRIHGYVDDVMSRLMKHLGLEIPTWDGPCVLDKALPPLPRPAVPKTEPPAHLNGSVNAVCKPEPNSPVPHRPPKRVKTEAVPS, from the exons ATGTCGGTGAATTACGCAGCCGGGCTGTCGCCGTATGCGGATAAGGGCAAGTGCGGGCTGCCGGAG ATCTTCGACCCCCCGGAGGAGCTGGAGCGGAAGGTGGGGGAGCTGGCCCGGCTGATGCTGCAGGCCTCCAGCGTGGTTTTCCACACGGGCGCCGGCATCAGCACCGCCTCCGGCATCCCCGACTTCAG GCTCCCAGGACGAGGCCTGCACTCGAAAAGGAACTTCTGTCCTCTGCTCGCTGTCCTCAGAGGCCCCCACGGCGTGTGGACCATGGAAGAGCGTGGCCTGGCCCCCAAGTTTGACACCACCTTCGAGAACGCCCGGCCCTCCAAGACCCACATGGCCCTGGTGCAGCTGGAGCGCTCGGGCTTCCTCAGCTTCCTCGTCAGCCAGAATGTGGACGGGCTGCACGTACGCTCGGGCTTCCCCAG GGACAAGCTGGCTGAGCTCCATGGAAACATGTTTGTAGAGGAATGTCCCAAGTGTAAGAC GCAATACGTGAGAGAGACAGTCGTGGGTACCATGGGCCTCAAGGCCACGGGCCGGCTCTGCACAGTGGCCAAGGCCAGGGGCCTAAGGGCCTGTAG GGGGGAGCTGAGGGACACCATTCTGGACTGGGAGGACGCACTGCCTGAACGGGACCTGATGCTCGCTGATGAGGCCAGCAG GACCGCAGACCTGTCAGTCACCCTGGGCACCTCGCTGCAGATCCGTCCAAGTGGGAACCTGCCCCTTGCCACTAAGCGCCGGGGAGGCCGTCTGGTCATTGTCAACCTACAGCCCACAAAACAC GACCGCCAGGCTGACCTGCGAATCCATGGCTACGTGGATGACGTGATGAGCAGGCTCATGAagcatctggggctggagatCCCCACCTGGGATGGACCCTGCGTGCTGGACAAGGCCCTGCCACCTCTGCCACGCCCTGCTGTGCCCAAGACTGAGCCTCCTGCACATCTCAATGGCTCGGTGAATGCTGTTTGTAAGCCAGAGCCCAACAGCCCTGTACCCCAcaggccccccaaaagagtaaagaccGAGGCTGTCCCCAGCTGA
- the Sirt6 gene encoding NAD-dependent protein deacetylase sirtuin-6 isoform X5, whose protein sequence is MSVNYAAGLSPYADKGKCGLPEIFDPPEELERKVGELARLMLQASSVVFHTGAGISTASGIPDFRLPGRGLHSKRNFCPLLAVLRGPHGVWTMEERGLAPKFDTTFENARPSKTHMALVQLERSGFLSFLVSQNVDGLHVRSGFPRDKLAELHGNMFVEECPKCKTQYVRETVVGTMGLKATGRLCTVAKARGLRACRGELRDTILDWEDALPERDLMLADEASRVSVVLGRILGLGALNKHRTRAPPPPRTGDSKRGSTLTTPPAPHWGF, encoded by the exons ATGTCGGTGAATTACGCAGCCGGGCTGTCGCCGTATGCGGATAAGGGCAAGTGCGGGCTGCCGGAG ATCTTCGACCCCCCGGAGGAGCTGGAGCGGAAGGTGGGGGAGCTGGCCCGGCTGATGCTGCAGGCCTCCAGCGTGGTTTTCCACACGGGCGCCGGCATCAGCACCGCCTCCGGCATCCCCGACTTCAG GCTCCCAGGACGAGGCCTGCACTCGAAAAGGAACTTCTGTCCTCTGCTCGCTGTCCTCAGAGGCCCCCACGGCGTGTGGACCATGGAAGAGCGTGGCCTGGCCCCCAAGTTTGACACCACCTTCGAGAACGCCCGGCCCTCCAAGACCCACATGGCCCTGGTGCAGCTGGAGCGCTCGGGCTTCCTCAGCTTCCTCGTCAGCCAGAATGTGGACGGGCTGCACGTACGCTCGGGCTTCCCCAG GGACAAGCTGGCTGAGCTCCATGGAAACATGTTTGTAGAGGAATGTCCCAAGTGTAAGAC GCAATACGTGAGAGAGACAGTCGTGGGTACCATGGGCCTCAAGGCCACGGGCCGGCTCTGCACAGTGGCCAAGGCCAGGGGCCTAAGGGCCTGTAG GGGGGAGCTGAGGGACACCATTCTGGACTGGGAGGACGCACTGCCTGAACGGGACCTGATGCTCGCTGATGAGGCCAGCAG GGTTTCTGTGGTACTGGGGAGAATACTGGGCCTTGGTGCACTAAACAAGCACAGAACTagagccccacctccaccccgCACTGGGGATTCTAAGCggggctccaccctgaccacgcccccagcccctcactggggattctag
- the Sirt6 gene encoding NAD-dependent protein deacetylase sirtuin-6 isoform X4 yields the protein MSVNYAAGLSPYADKGKCGLPEIFDPPEELERKVGELARLMLQASSVVFHTGAGISTASGIPDFRGPHGVWTMEERGLAPKFDTTFENARPSKTHMALVQLERSGFLSFLVSQNVDGLHVRSGFPRDKLAELHGNMFVEECPKCKTQYVRETVVGTMGLKATGRLCTVAKARGLRACRTADLSVTLGTSLQIRPSGNLPLATKRRGGRLVIVNLQPTKHDRQADLRIHGYVDDVMSRLMKHLGLEIPTWDGPCVLDKALPPLPRPAVPKTEPPAHLNGSVNAVCKPEPNSPVPHRPPKRVKTEAVPS from the exons ATGTCGGTGAATTACGCAGCCGGGCTGTCGCCGTATGCGGATAAGGGCAAGTGCGGGCTGCCGGAG ATCTTCGACCCCCCGGAGGAGCTGGAGCGGAAGGTGGGGGAGCTGGCCCGGCTGATGCTGCAGGCCTCCAGCGTGGTTTTCCACACGGGCGCCGGCATCAGCACCGCCTCCGGCATCCCCGACTTCAG AGGCCCCCACGGCGTGTGGACCATGGAAGAGCGTGGCCTGGCCCCCAAGTTTGACACCACCTTCGAGAACGCCCGGCCCTCCAAGACCCACATGGCCCTGGTGCAGCTGGAGCGCTCGGGCTTCCTCAGCTTCCTCGTCAGCCAGAATGTGGACGGGCTGCACGTACGCTCGGGCTTCCCCAG GGACAAGCTGGCTGAGCTCCATGGAAACATGTTTGTAGAGGAATGTCCCAAGTGTAAGAC GCAATACGTGAGAGAGACAGTCGTGGGTACCATGGGCCTCAAGGCCACGGGCCGGCTCTGCACAGTGGCCAAGGCCAGGGGCCTAAGGGCCTGTAG GACCGCAGACCTGTCAGTCACCCTGGGCACCTCGCTGCAGATCCGTCCAAGTGGGAACCTGCCCCTTGCCACTAAGCGCCGGGGAGGCCGTCTGGTCATTGTCAACCTACAGCCCACAAAACAC GACCGCCAGGCTGACCTGCGAATCCATGGCTACGTGGATGACGTGATGAGCAGGCTCATGAagcatctggggctggagatCCCCACCTGGGATGGACCCTGCGTGCTGGACAAGGCCCTGCCACCTCTGCCACGCCCTGCTGTGCCCAAGACTGAGCCTCCTGCACATCTCAATGGCTCGGTGAATGCTGTTTGTAAGCCAGAGCCCAACAGCCCTGTACCCCAcaggccccccaaaagagtaaagaccGAGGCTGTCCCCAGCTGA
- the Sirt6 gene encoding NAD-dependent protein deacetylase sirtuin-6 isoform X3 — protein MSVNYAAGLSPYADKGKCGLPEIFDPPEELERKVGELARLMLQASSVVFHTGAGISTASGIPDFRLPGRGLHSKRNFCPLLAVLRGPHGVWTMEERGLAPKFDTTFENARPSKTHMALVQLERSGFLSFLVSQNVDGLHVRSGFPRDKLAELHGNMFVEECPKCKTQYVRETVVGTMGLKATGRLCTVAKARGLRACRTADLSVTLGTSLQIRPSGNLPLATKRRGGRLVIVNLQPTKHDRQADLRIHGYVDDVMSRLMKHLGLEIPTWDGPCVLDKALPPLPRPAVPKTEPPAHLNGSVNAVCKPEPNSPVPHRPPKRVKTEAVPS, from the exons ATGTCGGTGAATTACGCAGCCGGGCTGTCGCCGTATGCGGATAAGGGCAAGTGCGGGCTGCCGGAG ATCTTCGACCCCCCGGAGGAGCTGGAGCGGAAGGTGGGGGAGCTGGCCCGGCTGATGCTGCAGGCCTCCAGCGTGGTTTTCCACACGGGCGCCGGCATCAGCACCGCCTCCGGCATCCCCGACTTCAG GCTCCCAGGACGAGGCCTGCACTCGAAAAGGAACTTCTGTCCTCTGCTCGCTGTCCTCAGAGGCCCCCACGGCGTGTGGACCATGGAAGAGCGTGGCCTGGCCCCCAAGTTTGACACCACCTTCGAGAACGCCCGGCCCTCCAAGACCCACATGGCCCTGGTGCAGCTGGAGCGCTCGGGCTTCCTCAGCTTCCTCGTCAGCCAGAATGTGGACGGGCTGCACGTACGCTCGGGCTTCCCCAG GGACAAGCTGGCTGAGCTCCATGGAAACATGTTTGTAGAGGAATGTCCCAAGTGTAAGAC GCAATACGTGAGAGAGACAGTCGTGGGTACCATGGGCCTCAAGGCCACGGGCCGGCTCTGCACAGTGGCCAAGGCCAGGGGCCTAAGGGCCTGTAG GACCGCAGACCTGTCAGTCACCCTGGGCACCTCGCTGCAGATCCGTCCAAGTGGGAACCTGCCCCTTGCCACTAAGCGCCGGGGAGGCCGTCTGGTCATTGTCAACCTACAGCCCACAAAACAC GACCGCCAGGCTGACCTGCGAATCCATGGCTACGTGGATGACGTGATGAGCAGGCTCATGAagcatctggggctggagatCCCCACCTGGGATGGACCCTGCGTGCTGGACAAGGCCCTGCCACCTCTGCCACGCCCTGCTGTGCCCAAGACTGAGCCTCCTGCACATCTCAATGGCTCGGTGAATGCTGTTTGTAAGCCAGAGCCCAACAGCCCTGTACCCCAcaggccccccaaaagagtaaagaccGAGGCTGTCCCCAGCTGA